Genomic DNA from Setaria italica strain Yugu1 chromosome V, Setaria_italica_v2.0, whole genome shotgun sequence:
TTGGACACTCTTGAAGATGCGACGATACTGACGGCTATATCTTTGCCCGAAAAAATAAGAACGTATCAAAAAGTTTAAACTGAAAATTAGTTTAGTTTTCACTTCGATTCATGTAGATTACGATAAAATTGGTTTatccaaaattccaaataagCCACAAGCTCTCTATGTGAACTAGtgctttttttgataaaggaaaCCGGCCTCAACATTCCCGAATGAGTGTCTACAGCCGATCTGAACTACTTTTTCCGCTCCAAATGGTGGgtgattttaattttttttattcatagtGTATgtcttagaaaaatcaaaacgaactacaatttggaacggttGTCCTCATCTCTTGCGAATTGCTCGTGATTGGATTGTAGTAGTCGACTGGTGTGCCTGATCGAGTGCGTCGCTGCTTGGAGATCGAGAGGAGCTCTTAGCACGAGCAAGAAAATGTATCAGGAAAatttattctcttttttttctttcgtttcctttttttccaGATTCTGTCCGTCTGGCTGAATTTCAATCGTGCTGAGCTTACTGTAGCTTCGCTCTCGCGCCAGCGAGGGCCTACAGGCTACGTACAGGCCACCAAGACCAGGCCAGGAGCTTCCCGATCTTCTTCAGGGCGCTTGATGCTTGTCACTGTGCAGTGGATGAAGACGTAACCGCGCATAGCATGCGTGGAACGCTTGTCGATTTAAGAAAACCATTATATTCTATAGTGAATCTCTATCGCATTCTCTCACCCAAATATATCTCGTACTCCACAGTCCACACCAACCAGACGCTTTGTACAGTCATTctcatctccctcgatttggtAAGGAAACGATGCATATATGACTTCTTTAACGCGTATTTGAATTgttgggctaaaatttagtctttgtcacatcgaatattcggatgctaattaggagaattaaacatgagctaatgataaaactaattgtagaagctttgggctaattcacgagacgaatctattaagcctaattaatctatcattagcaaatagttactgtagcaccacattgtcaaatcatgaattaattaggcttaatagattcgtctcgcgaattagcctccatctatgcaattagttttataattagcctatatttatactcctaattaatatcaacCATCTGATATGActgaggaaaaaaatttaacCTCTAGGAAGCAAACAcccccaaacaccccttagatCCGGTGAGAGTGAATGCTCAGCCACACCAACCGGTTCCATACTTTAGGGCGACGCGCGCAGGGCGCTCGCAGCTACGCACTATTAGGGTCTACTGACCTGCAGGAAAAAGGAGAATAGTGTTCCATGCTTATATTAAACTCTTTCAGTACTGAGCCACAAAAATTAATGGATGGCTTTGGCATCTTCAGGATCGGACATTTGGATGAGAGGTGTGAGTTCTTTTTGTTGCAAATTATGCAATCGAGGTCTGCTCTGCACTCCTCGTTAGAATGGCCACTGCATTTGCATCTCCAGCGTATCCACACCTGTGTTTTTTGTTGCTGTTGAGTACCATGTGCAGCTCCTTGCTGGCTTGATTCAGCTCCACTGCCCCCCGACATTAAACCTGGTGATGAAAGTGAATTCTCAACCACACCAACCGGTGCTGTGCTTATAATAAGTGGCGACGCGCGCGCCCTGCTCGCAGCCACGCACTACTACTGTCTACTGACCTGCAGgaaccaggaagaagaagaagaatggctaGCGTTAATGGCGGCGGCGATTTGCAGCTCCGAGTAGTCAGCCGGCGCCTGGTGAAGGCCTCCGACTCCTCCATCAAGCCGCAcgtcctctccctctccaacctCGACCTCCTCAATCAATCCATACAGGCTTCCACGTTCTGCATCTACCCCAAGCCgtccaccggcgccggcggcggcttcgacgccgtcgtcgcggcCTTCGAGTCCGGCCTGTCGTCCTTCCTGAACCACTTCTTCCCGTTCGCCGGCCGCATCGCGACAGACCCGGGCTCCGGACTCCCAGAGCTGCGCTGCGGCAACCAGGGCGCCGAGCTCGTGGTGGGGGAGGCCGGCGTGGCGCTGGCGACCCTGGACTACGGCGCCGTGGGTGCCGCCGTGCGGAGGTTCCAGCTGCCATACGCCGAGGACGTGCCGCTGTCAGTGCAGGTGGTGTCGTTCGCCTGCGGCGGCTTCACCGTCGCGTGGTGCACCCACCACGTGCTCTTGGACGGCAAGTCCCTGAGCTTCCTCGTCAACGCCTGGTCCGAGCTCGCGCGCTCGGGGGAAACGCTCGCCGCGGGATCCCGGCCGAACCACGACCGCTCCGTGTTCCGTCCTCGCGAGCCGCCGAGTTACTCCGCCACGCTGGACGAGGCGTTCACGCCGCTGGACACGAAGCACCAGATCAACGTCCTGACAGCCAACCAGAGCTTCGTCGAGCGCCTGTACTACATCGACGCCTCTGACATCGAGCGgctgcggcgcgcgg
This window encodes:
- the LOC101781098 gene encoding omega-hydroxypalmitate O-feruloyl transferase; the encoded protein is MASVNGGGDLQLRVVSRRLVKASDSSIKPHVLSLSNLDLLNQSIQASTFCIYPKPSTGAGGGFDAVVAAFESGLSSFLNHFFPFAGRIATDPGSGLPELRCGNQGAELVVGEAGVALATLDYGAVGAAVRRFQLPYAEDVPLSVQVVSFACGGFTVAWCTHHVLLDGKSLSFLVNAWSELARSGETLAAGSRPNHDRSVFRPREPPSYSATLDEAFTPLDTKHQINVLTANQSFVERLYYIDASDIERLRRAASRNDGYQRATRVQAVSAYLWKALAGVVAGTAEARCRMGWRVDGRRRIADPERRAAMRNYVGNFITYAVGEASVAEVLRMPLPDVAAMVREAIAAPAPYEERLQELVDWVEEHKTRAYVETAILGVGSPILSVTTLSSFRTDTDFGFGHAAMAVPTATAAARLCSGYVQVFSRPGDEGTWFVNALVWPELAAALEADEPRVLRPVTAEYLGLSLASHQVQRCRL